One region of Corynebacterium capitovis DSM 44611 genomic DNA includes:
- the tyrS gene encoding tyrosine--tRNA ligase: MTSPSGPHAPTSIIDELEWRGLINQSTDLDDLREATKEPITLYCGFDPTGPSLHAGHLVPLLMLRRFQLAGHRPIVLAGGATGMIGDPRDVGERTMNSRDTVAEWADRISGQLSRFVTLEGDNAAMLLNNNEWTRELSAIDFLRDVGKHFSLSTMLSRDTVKRRLEGDGISFTEFSYMLLQANDFVQLRRNYGCVLQVGGGDQWGNLVAGVDLNRRADGAKVHALTVPLVTDSEGKKFGKSTGGGSLWLDPEMTSPYAWYQYFVNTADADVITYLRWFTFLTRDELAEMETEVRERPFKREAQRRLAREMTTLIHGEDATASVEQASQALFGRADLGDLDEATLASAVSETRVHETSTRTETIIDFLVGTGLADSRGAARRSVAEGGVYVNNERISDEEWTPSSENFLHGRWLVLRRGKKNFAGVKRI, translated from the coding sequence ATGACTTCACCTTCCGGTCCGCACGCCCCCACCTCAATCATCGACGAGCTCGAATGGCGCGGGCTGATCAACCAATCGACCGACCTTGATGACCTCCGGGAAGCCACGAAGGAACCGATCACCCTCTACTGCGGTTTCGACCCGACTGGGCCGTCCCTCCACGCCGGGCACCTCGTTCCCCTGCTCATGCTGCGCCGATTCCAGCTAGCTGGGCACCGGCCGATCGTGCTGGCCGGGGGTGCTACGGGGATGATCGGGGACCCGCGCGACGTGGGGGAGCGAACCATGAACTCTCGTGACACCGTCGCGGAATGGGCCGACCGGATCTCGGGCCAGCTGTCGCGTTTTGTCACTTTAGAGGGTGACAACGCAGCGATGCTGCTAAACAACAACGAGTGGACTCGCGAGCTCAGCGCCATCGATTTCTTGCGTGACGTGGGTAAGCATTTCTCCTTGTCAACCATGCTGAGCCGTGACACAGTCAAGCGTCGCCTAGAGGGCGACGGGATCTCCTTCACCGAGTTTTCCTACATGCTGCTCCAGGCCAACGACTTCGTCCAGCTCCGCCGCAATTACGGCTGCGTCCTGCAGGTGGGCGGTGGAGATCAGTGGGGCAACTTGGTCGCCGGGGTGGACTTGAACCGTCGGGCGGACGGCGCCAAGGTGCACGCGCTTACGGTGCCGCTGGTCACGGACTCGGAAGGCAAAAAGTTTGGCAAATCGACGGGCGGCGGGTCGCTGTGGCTCGATCCCGAGATGACCAGCCCGTATGCGTGGTACCAGTACTTTGTGAACACGGCGGATGCAGACGTCATCACGTACCTCCGCTGGTTTACGTTCCTCACCCGAGACGAACTGGCGGAGATGGAGACAGAGGTCCGGGAGAGGCCGTTCAAGCGCGAGGCTCAAAGGCGCCTGGCTCGCGAAATGACCACTCTGATCCACGGCGAAGACGCCACGGCATCGGTTGAACAGGCATCTCAGGCGCTGTTCGGTCGCGCGGACCTCGGGGATCTCGATGAGGCGACGCTGGCTTCAGCCGTGTCCGAGACCAGGGTTCACGAAACCTCGACCCGGACCGAGACGATCATCGACTTCCTCGTCGGCACTGGCCTGGCAGATTCGCGCGGAGCCGCCCGACGCTCGGTAGCCGAGGGTGGCGTTTACGTGAACAACGAGCGAATCTCCGACGAGGAGTGGACCCCCTCGTCCGAGAACTTCCTTCACGGAAGATGGCTGGTCCTGCGGCGCGGCAAGAAAAATTTCGCCGGAGTCAAGCGGATCTAG
- a CDS encoding Trm112 family protein, with translation MSLDPKLLELLACPRDGGPLEYHEEEQLLVNDRLSIAYRIEDDIPVLLVDESEPYPAQ, from the coding sequence ATGAGTCTTGATCCGAAGCTGCTCGAGCTTCTCGCCTGCCCTAGGGACGGGGGGCCGCTCGAGTATCACGAGGAAGAACAACTGCTGGTTAATGATCGGCTTTCGATCGCCTATCGCATCGAGGACGACATCCCGGTGCTTCTTGTCGATGAGTCTGAGCCCTATCCGGCTCAGTAG